A single window of Malus sylvestris chromosome 5, drMalSylv7.2, whole genome shotgun sequence DNA harbors:
- the LOC126620887 gene encoding pentatricopeptide repeat-containing protein At4g21065-like translates to MEITTMSEAIQLHAQILKTGSTHHNHNQNLSKLFTFSALSPSGDLSYARLILDSFPTPNSYHYNTMIRAYSQSSDPIQALHLFLPMVAKPTRHAPRPDKFTYPFLLKSCARLRLTREGKQLHGVIVKSGLGLDRYIQHSLIHMYSLGGESGLAYKVFERMSDRDVVSWTSMIDGFVDHGRPVEAIRLFEKMVDDGVEVNDATVVSVLRACAETGALGVGRRVHGVAEDRGIGLKPNVSTALIDMFAKCGCIQSARRVFDYVVDKDVFAWTAMISGLASHGHCQDAIELFCKMQDFGVKPDGRTMTAVLSACRNARWVEDGYAYMTSMQKDYGLRPTIQHYGCMVDLLARAGHLKDAEEFIRKMPMEPDAVLCRNMIWACKVHNDADRAERLIKYLQQLKTNSNDSGSFVLIGNVYASAGKWHDKAKVRDLMKQKGLVKPPGFSRIEVDGEIHEFAVGDSGHPEAETIYRKLEEIEDYLRKEGYSPKLSEVLLEIDDEEKAFQLSHHSEKLALAFGLIRTRPGSEIRMVKNLRSCENCHAVMKLISKVYRREIIMRDRIRFHHFKNGDCSCKDYW, encoded by the coding sequence ATGGAGATCACCACCATGTCTGAAGCCATCCAACTCCACGCCCAAATTCTGAAAACAGGCAGCACccaccacaaccacaaccaGAACCTCTCGAAGCTCTTCACCTTCTCTGCTCTCTCCCCCTCCGGCGACCTCTCCTACGCCCGTCTCATACTGGACTCCTTCCCTACCCCCAACTCTTACCACTACAACACCATGATCCGAGCCTATTCTCAAAGCTCCGACCCCATTCAGGCCCTCCATCTCTTTCTACCCATGGTTGCCAAACCGACCCGCCATGCACCCCGCCCCGACAAGTTCACCTACCCCTTCCTCCTGAAGTCATGTGCCCGTTTGAGACTGACCCGTGAAGGAAAACAGCTTCATGGGGTGATAGTCAAGTCGGGTCTCGGGTTGGATCGGTATATCCAGCACTCGTTGATTCATATGTACTCTTTGGGTGGGGAGTCGGGTCTTGCTTATAAGGTGTTCGAGAGAATGTCTGACAGAGATGTGGTGTCCTGGACTTCAATGATTGATGGGTTTGTTGACCATGGGAGGCCCGTGGAGGCGATAAGGTTGTTTGAGAAGATGGTGGATGATGGGGTTGAGGTGAATGATGCAACGGTGGTGTCAGTTTTGAGAGCCTGTGCGGAGACAGGGGCGTTGGGCGTAGGGAGGAGAGTGCATGGGGTTGCTGAGGATAGAGGGATTGGTTTGAAGCCTAATGTTAGTACTGCCCTAATTGATATGTTTGCAAAATGTGGTTGTATACAGAGTGCAAGGCGGGTTTTCGATTACGTTGTGGATAAAGACGTTTTTGCATGGACGGCTATGATATCCGGCCTTGCAAGCCATGGCCATTGTCAAGATGCTATTGAATTGTTCTGTAAAATGCAAGATTTTGGTGTGAAACCTGATGGGAGGACTATGACTGCAGTTTTATCGGCATGTAGGAATGCACGTTGGGTTGAGGATGGTTATGCGTACATGACAAGTATGCAGAAGGATTATGGACTTAGGCCTACAATTCAACACTATGGATGCATGGTAGACCTCCTTGCTAGAGCGGGTCATTTGAAAGACGCTGAAGAGTTCATCAGGAAAATGCCCATGGAACCTGATGCAGTTTTGTGCAGAAACATGATATGGGCATGCAAAGTGCATAACGATGCCGATCGAGCGGAACGCTTGATAAAATATCTTCAACAGCTAAAGACGAATTCAAATGATAGCGGAAGTTTTGTACTTATTGGCAACGTGTATGCATCAGCAGGCAAATGGCACGACAAAGCAAAGGTTAGAGATTTGATGAAGCAAAAAGGACTAGTAAAGCCACCAGGGTTTAGTAGGATTGAGGTTGATGGGGAAATCCACGAATTTGCTGTCGGAGATTCAGGACACCCTGAAGCCGAAACAATTTACAGAAAGTTGGAAGAAATAGAAGATTATTTGAGAAAAGAAGGGTACAGTCCCAAACTTTCAGAGGTTTTGCTTGAAATTGACGATGAGGAGAAAGCTTTTCAATTGAGTCACCACAGTGAGAAGCTTGCTCTTGCCTTTGGTCTGATTAGAACACGTCCAGGGTCTGAAATTCGGATGGTGAAGAACTTACGGTCTTGTGAGAACTGCCATGCtgttatgaaactaatttcaaaggTGTACCGACGAGAGATAATAATGAGGGATCGAATACGATTCCACCATTTCAAGAACGGAGATTGCTCTTGCAAGGATTACTGGTAA